Part of the Porites lutea chromosome 14, jaPorLute2.1, whole genome shotgun sequence genome, cctcgcgataccggtgcgatgctctaccaactgagctatgaagccactgacgttgggagcaggtcaggTGTTTAATAACTGATCTGCATGCAACAGCGTTTCTTCAGAGTTGCTGTAACCTTTTTGAGTGTCGTTTTTAACACAGTTCGACTGGATACTTGTAATATATTTAATATTAAACGCTCAATACAGCTGAAAGGTGCTTTCAATAGATAAGGGTTTCTTAttacacaaaagcaaaagcTACAGTCAGATTAACCCGTTTTCATTTCACTCAAATTGTattgaaatacaaaaaaaaaaggcgaaacTTCATGTTATGAGTACATCTTGATAAACAAGTAGAACGATATGAAAATACTGATGAAGAGTGTTCATTTGAAaagtcacaccataggatttcaagTACAGTTCCAAATAAGGTAGAACCATTTTGTACATCACaacaaacagtaccacaggaaagtactgctcagtagctttcatctgaatggtcacaccataggatttcaagttagaaccaccttgtacagtataataaacagtaccacaggaaagtactgctcagtagctttcatttgaatggtcacactatgGGATTTTATGGGAGATTCAAAAGCTAGGACCGTTCTCAAAGTCTGCATGATTGACTCTGAAAGGGAGGCAAGATTCAAAGGTTCAGCTTCTGAGATTGAACGGAATAATGATCGCATTCTTGTGCGCCTTCGTCAATTCTGTCACGAACTGCTGTGCGGCCGGCTGGGGGGTGCCAAAGGTCTGGACATCAAACCGGTTTCTGTGTCACGTAAAAGAAACAATGACGGTCGTACAGCTTGCAAACTTACGTGCTCGCTCTCTGGCTCGACAACGACTCTGTTATCACGGCAACAGAAGAACGATACGAACAATGGCCGTGTGAATCCCTGCACATTCGAGAACAGCATAAACGGATGTAGTGTGGAATTCAGTAGGATCAGCAACACGGTTAAATTGTAAACGTTTGATCCATAGCTGACCGACGGAGCATAGTATGCCAGTAAATAAGTCGTGTAGTTGGGTAAACGACAAACTGTATGAATAAAGGTTACTAGAACCAGTAACTTTGTGATATTTTTTCTCGCGCGAATTCGCGCCGCCTGGGAAATTTCTGTCGCCCGTCTTTGCCTGTTCCAAAGTGTATATATCACTTGAGTGTACAGAACAAACATAACCAAAACTGAACTTataccaaaaagaaaaatacacgCAACGTAAGCTTTTGGAGAGACCCATGTCGGCCACTTTTCATGGCAGAAGTCCGTTTGTTCATCATAACTAAACACAATCAGCGTTGGTAGATTCGCCAATACGGCTGTAATCCAACAAAATGCGACCACTCGCTTAAGCCGCGCAGTAGTTATTTCCTTTCCCTGATTCTGAATTCTAAGTGACATAAAGCGTTCAACAGCGATGGCGATAAGCAGAAACCCAGATGCTGTGGAGCTAGTCCAAAGAATTCCACTACCCGTGATAAACTTGCAAAGGTAGTCCCCAGCGATGCCAACGGGATGTCGAAACGCCGCAGTAAACACATGTCGAGGTAGGATAAACAGACCGATTACAAAATCCGAGATTGCCAGGTGAAATATCAGGTTGTTCATTGGTATTTTCAGGGACTTGCTCCGATAAATGGCTACACAGACGATCACGTTGAACGAAAGACAAATTATCTCCAGGATCGAGAACAGTGTTAAGAGAGTGATGTCCTCGCCACTAGCCATGAGGGCTTATCTTTGATCTTGGTAGAAAACTGGTGTTTGAATTGTAGAAAAATCTGTTACAAATAAAAAGATCCTAGAATTTTAATTGGACGGTCTAGACGAAAACgagatatatatatatcaccCGCACAACAATAAATACTGAACCTTTTTTGCGCAAGCAATAtctaatagaaaaaaaaaggtgtaCGCAAGAATAAGACTATCAACAATTATGCATTAAACAGAAATTTTATACATGTTGGTAGAGCCTGTTGCTGTTTTCAAAACCACACCTATTTTGAGTTGTTCAGTTGTCATTctgacaatttttaaaactaattatTAAGATGTTAGAGATCTTAACGCAACCGTTTTTGCCAAATAACGCTTAAAAATAAATTCAGCCGAGGCCTCTTTTACTAGTAGTCGTTAGAATTTTCACCTGCAAGCAACGAAGTTgtcaaaaatacaaacaaacatggATAGCCAACCAGTCAACCTAGACACACGGCTATGGTATAAAAACATATTTCTTTGATTCGTTGCACCGTGTTTAAATCGCTTAGCTTCACTCAGCTTTTCAAACCTATAAAGAGGGTCGTACAGTAGTACTTTCGTGATACGTGATTATTGTTTTTCGCGAATCGTGAATTCAGTAGTGGTGTTCCGTGACCAAATGGTTGTTCGTGCCCCGAGAAAAGCTCGAATTAATAATCGATATTGgtgattttatttcttatttctcCCTGATTTTTAGTTTCGAGAACTTcggaagaaaaataaagaacgtgaaagcattaaatgaaaatgatgaatttttGTAAGCTGCTATTTGCAGTCGTGCTTTTTCTTTTCGCCACTTTCGAGCTGTTTTTTAGACACTCTTTTACCACTTTTCTTTTTGCGGAAGAACCAGATAAAAAACGGTACTTTACATGTTGATTATGTGTCTCgaaactgaaataaaagtttGATATCTGAGATTCGTGATTAGTTACTTTTTTGGTCCGTGAACCGTGCCAGAGATCCCCCCGTACGACCGTCCACAACTGACATCACAACACTATTGCCTATCAGGAATCATGCCGACGGTTAACATGAACTCCTTTCCTGAGACCGTTGAAACCGAGGTCAACAACAacattcaacaaaatttccaaacctCATTTTGCAAAATACCGACAAACTGTTGATACCATGTGAAAGTTAACTGCCAAAGAGGTCAGGTTTGAATAATCACACTGACCGCAGGCCGGTTTCATTTATAGGGATCAAGCTCAAGGCTCCATTACTTATTACTCTACGTGGATCGAAAGGGTTTAAGCAAAATTGCCAGTTTTGATGATAACACTTGATAAATACCGATGAGGAGCATATAGTACTGTCATGGTCACATTCacggatttcgtccacagaatCAGtaatcaaaagtaggttgagtctgatcgtccgggtgaacgtagtcctgaataggactgttgttgttgacagtgaatgacgtttcgacaacctgtgcggtagtcatcttcagagtcaacgtgagttgtatcacgtcagttgatggtatcatACTccggttattgatctgattggtcaattacgtcgcgatgttattggtcgtctgtcagccaagccgtgatgttattggctatgaagactcgtaatcagtaattggtgcgcttcgatccgtctattgtcacagttaaacggtcgtctattgttagtcacaTTCAGGgccggatccaggatttttttaggagaggtgcactcgtctcttgctctacttcaacaccaataaaccacatagtttttttttgcagagtaccagttgtattagaaaaccgcaggtcatctcaggggggagggtaagcaccccctgcaccctccccctagaccCGCCCCTGCcattgtcattctctcgtagttagttttgcttgatctcgtcaataaggcTCGGTAATGCTAGAACCAATTTGCAAGTGAAACAACCCCGATGATCATGATTTGTTCCTGACAACTGGTAGTTCAAAAACAGAGATGGTTTATAGAGATTGGTAGAGCATGAAGGTCCACACTCGAAAGTCAAACAAAATACTAACAGTTGTTTGGAGTGAAACAGCATCAAAATGAGGTCAAGAAACGAAATGATACTTAAACCATTAAACTTTGACAGGCATGGTGGAAATGGACCTGAATAAACACGAGATTGCCTTCTGcgctgttaattttttttcaaaactgtttCATAGGAAATGGCCCCGCTGGAGCTACTAAACTGAAATACTGGAACTGAAATAATTATCTTCAGTTCAGTGAGATTAGCAAGAATACATAAGTTATGGAATTGAAGATGACAGTTGTATCCATATTATTTACCTAGTTTATCTGAAAAAAAACCTTATTTCGCAGATCGTATTTGCTTTTTCATTCGACAGCTGTCTTCAATTAGttcatgaaaaataaataaaaatcgcTAACcgagaacaataaaaaaattacttttaactCAAGGAGAAGGTTGGTACGGATCGAAATGTCATTCTTTAAAGTTTAAATATGTCTTTTCAAGATTTAGTATTTAACTTATGGTCAAAAGAATAAAATGCACAAGAAGTAGTATTTATTTGATATGGCCGCAGCTTAAACCTGCTTCCTTGCGCTTCAATGAATGAATATACGTGTGCATATGGTCGGGAAAtttctattttcctttctttgatcTTTTCCCACTTATTTCAATTAAGTAGGAtcattttaaaccaagaaattaattaaaaactcGGCAGGATGTTCAAAAGAACTGTGTATGCCATTAAGCTTATAGGACCCAGGTTATGAGTTCAATTTTCCTTCTTTCGATTTCGGGGTCTGTAATCGAAAAACATTTagtaaatttcaatttttaacaaGGGGTCTTACGATATACTAAGTAATTAACTTGCCTGGAGTTAAAAGCTTAAAACTTGCGTACATTTCAGTCGTTAAGAGAAAACAATATATACCTAAAAGAAATATGTATTGTAGTTATCGTTGCGAATGTCTTTAAAAGACTTTCATTGCTGAGGAAAGAAGGTATCCCCCTCCCGTTTAACGCGCGGAAATTCAACCATTTCTTGGAAACATATCAAAGGTAGAATACGGCTAAAGATTTTAAGTGTTATTTGTTCTCGATAATACACTGAATCGCCTGAAGCCAGCTTTTAAGCGAAATGAACCGAAAGGTGAACTGTATATTTAACGCTTTTCCTTTAAATCTCATACACATTGAAAGGCAAAAGTAATTATGATAGTATTGTTAGGCGTAGAGTTTCTCATCTCCGTGGTTTAAATCCATCAATCCTGCAGGTAAACGCTGAGTCGTGAAAGCCGCCTTTTAGACTCGTTTCTTAATGCACTAAGTCTTTCGTGAAATAAATAGTTCAAAATATTGTTGTGATCTCTTATGTTTGTGATTTTGCATCAACGAGGGTTCACACTTTTTCAATGCCATTTCCAACATTTTAATCCAAACTCAGATAATATATGTTTCGTTCTTTTGTAACAGTTGAAATGTTCAGTGTTGGTAACATCTTTTCATCTAGCTTTTGGATAAGTATGTAATTGTAACCTCTTTGGCATCGCTTGTACATGATACTATTTATTTGTCAGTTTTTTACAGAGCGGAATTTGGACATTTCTCATGAAATTTTGCCTTTGGCCGCCTGCAGAGGGAGTCAAAAAAGCTAAACAGAATCATTTTCTCACTTACCTGCGAATCCACACGATTATACGCCTTAACGCTGAGTCCTGTTCAGGATAAAAATGGCATCTGGGGGCACACATCACCCGATGCAATATTTTTGATAGGCAGGAATCACTCGACGTCATAAAAGCGCTTCATGTCCAAAGGGTGTCATAAAAGTCATATTTCTTGACAACCGATTAGCATCCATTCGTTCTATTTAAAGATCTTATTGTAAAGGCTGATATTTCTATGCTTTTTTACATatagtaaaaatatttttcgcgtttttttaaGCGTTCAGCATTTTCAGGACCGCGTTACTTTTATTAAGTGAAATGATTGAAAAATGATGTCCACGCCTCTTTCTGTAGTTACAAACGAGAAGCCTGCTCACTTAATAAAATCTTCGATTTGATGCGTGATCAAGTCACATCAATTTTAAGGTATGGTAGtgaatatttcaaatttgaattttaatggCATTTCCTGCATTGAACAATACATAGGACCCAACAAACTCGAACGGCAAATAACCGACTCAAATTTCATGTTCGTTATGttatattaaacaaaaaaaactaccaACTATAAGGCACACGAGTAGTGTTGCTGTTTTCTGTCAGAATCTAAAGGGCCCTTGAAAAACGTTCCCGGCAAATAGAAAACGTTATAGATTCAAGTAGACAATTTCTGAACTTATGAAACCAGCATATAAAAACTGTCGAAAATAATTCTAAGGTTAATACTGACATGGATATGAAATATAAGGAAACATAATCGACAAGCAAAGTGAAAACTTCGCCTAAATCTTTCTACAAACACGAGAAACGTGGCAGCACCCGCCCGTTGCCTGGAGTCGCAACGCATTGCTGAGACTGTACCAGTGGTGAATGGGTTAAACGATTATcttagcattaatttttttttcattaagaaaAGGCACGTATTGAATAATTGAAGATATTTGTGTCAGCGTATACCATCAAATAATTACTATTCAGGTTTGTCATGTACACGGATCATTTTCACTTCGAAACAACTTCGCGAGTCAAACGCTGAGAAAGTCGGCGAAATCTAGAGTCGTTTCAGAGTTCTCGGCAATCTGTGTCCGGCTTGCGTTATCACGTTGAAATCCTTCACACAAACATATTCTAACCTTAAAGATGCGTGACAGCTTTCACCCCTATGGATTACGTGTGTATTTACAAATCATCAACAAAATATCAAGGGCGATCTCTTTAATGGCTTCCTGTGTGCTACATCCGTACATGCGGCGACGTGTTTATTCTTCGGCTTACAGttaattgaaaatatatatatatatatatgttcaTCACGTAGCTTGATTCATCACTATCTAAGACTACTCTACTCACACTGGGTCCACTTAGAATCATCCACAGAATGATTTTCAAACAGGAAACGACTCAGTACGATgtcacaaaaaattaaatttgtgaaattatggcaTTGACAGAGATATTcacaaagagcaagaagaaaaCTGTCTATTTGCTAACAATCAGCTTGTTAGAGCAAATTGGCTGTGAGATACACGCAAGGTTATTCTTTAATAACTCCATATAAATCCTTCTTACTCTAGACCGTAAAGGGTAAGATTCAAGCCAGGTGCACTTTTTGCACCTAAGGAGGTGGTTATAAAAAAACAGTATTTCCTTTTGCTTGGTTTGCGTGTTTTAAAATGGCGAGACAAAAATGACAGTTTATTCTATCCAGTATTCTTATTTAAGTCGTCTGCATTGGATATATCGCAGCGCCAATTTGCTCGAACCAGCTGATTTTTGGCACACGGACAGTTTTCACCTAGTTCTTTCTGATAATTTCACTCAAAtccaataaattctaaaattcagtttttgtgacgtcatcacttcttAGCCATGTCGTCCTCAGTTGACAGCACACTCACTTTACAGCTGTAACTGACGGTGTACTTTCACCAGCGCTGACCCAGGAAACTGAAGATTCTGATAAACAGCTAGTTAAGTTTTGACATTCCCAGCGTACAAAGAAAGTAGTATACAAATATCCCCCGAAGGAGAGGTGAACACTGGTGGGTATATAACGAGACGCgaagcgtcgaggtatatatctagcaCTGTTCGCCaaccctgagggggatagtttttttagtatttaccaaatcagtcggatacaaatgaaaaaaggagctttttgtaaattaaaaacctcACTTGGTAGgaactttatttacaatttacaaacatttcagggattttgtcaagtgcattttttacgattttgttgtaaattgggggctagtaaatgctagccaCAGGTTTCCCAAACGGCAGGCTGTTTCTGATTCCATTCAGGAATCAGACTGAAATTCTGTCCAAAATTTTCCATGCAGTTTCCTGTTAAGTCAAGTACTCGTGTAGTGTAAAGCGAAACAATTCTCAAGATTTGAACTTTCTTCTGCAATCTAGCAGCTAAAATAACCAACTAGCAACTAAAATAACCAGCGTTTCCGCAGAAAACTACTGACAGGCTCGGATAGCGAAACATTAAGACTTAACACTTCTCTTTCGAAAAACGTTCAGAATATTTACGTGATATCTAAGTATTTGCTAACCCTTCTTAGTCCTCAGCAAAGCAAAAAAAcccggagaaaaaaaaacttacaaaaagGATATATAAGAGGCTGAAGACTCACAGTTGGTTCTGTATACAACGGAATTACTGTACtcggtggttctaacttttgaatctgaggctgaaatcctatggtgtgaccattcaaatgaaagctagtgagcagtactttcctgtggtactgtttattatgctgtacaaggtggttctaacttttgaatctgaggatgaaatcctatggtgtgaccattcaaatgaaagctactgagcagtactttcgtGTGATCATCAAATAACACATCTTTGGCATTATTTTTCTATGATACCAGTTGTAATTCAATCGTTTACGAAACGAAACTTTAATATTTCTCGATTTTTGACTTGCAGCGCAGTTGGTTTTAGCCTGAAACAGACAATTCGTGACTCCACCGGTGGTTTCCGCGCGAAAAGACGTTTggggaacgagcgcagaaattcagTACTGATGACGTGTTGCCagtcagatctgggtagtgcgtCTGATTGGTCGTACCACGAGGGAAATTTGTTTCAAACAAACCGtcaccagtatggaatttctgccgtcGTTCAACGGACATCATTAGGTAgcttacgcaacgacgacggcgacggcaacgagaacggcaaaaagcaataggtttagaagtttgcacgtgcatcacgctttttttgtacatttctctgccgtcgttgcacggctacaacgtgaaactggctaatttcacgctttgttgaggacgggaacaaaagacaacaactttctttttcttttcctgaactttgatgcagtcctttagaattcaactccaaaaaaatttgccatcatttgacaaattaaacggGATGGAATAAGCACCCTATTTCGAGGAGAAACCAGTGCGGCgtcggctgttttcgcaggctaagttgGGTTTAAAAAGTTTTTGCTTTGGTACAATACGGAGCAGCAGATGGTTTCATGGTCTTAATCCTTCAAACTCTACCATCAAAATTCAAAGTCTAATTGTTGTTCTTATAGACATCCTTTAGAGGTTGTTAGGAAGAAGTTGTTAAAGTAAAAACCAGATTCAAGCTGTGTGATCATGTCCCTAATTCTCATCACCAGctttgttttataaagcatCGATATCATAAGGAGAACTTTGATGCTGATCGAATGGTTAATGCCGCGTCCCAACGTAAGACAGGGGTGAAGTGTTTTCCATTTCTAACTGCGGCACCACTTGGTTTTCCACCCTTTTGCAAGGAATAAGCTTCCAAAACTCTACTCTAAAGGAGCGATTCATGTACCCATATATGAAGGGATTACATGCTGAGTTGAGCCCCACGAGAAACGTGACAGCAAGGGTCCCTTGAAACGAAATCATCACAAGATTTCCACGGCACAGAAATGCGATAGTGTAGGCGGGAATCCAACAAATTGCAAACGTGGAAACTAAGAGGAAGAGCGTTTTTGTCACTCGTATTTCTTCTATATTCGTTCCGCTTATAAGTTTACTGTGAGATGATCTTTGCAGTGAACATACAACCTGAAGGTTGTGTAGGCGTACGGCTCGCAACACTTTGAAGTAACATCCGGCTATTGTAACCATGCAAGGGAAGAGGATCAGCCCAGCGTCCATCATGAGAAAGGTTCTTGTCATAGTTGGCGTGTGGAATTTTAAAACGCAGGCGGCGTAACCGGGATAGAAAGAAAACTCGGCCCAGCCTATTATCACTGGGAAAGCGACCGTCAGCGCTAAGAAACACCAAGATGCTGACAACAAGGCGATAGAGCGTCGTTTggtaaaaattttcaaataaagtGATGGTTTGACAACTCGGCAGTATCGGTTCAAGGCCATAAACGCCATGGTTATTAAGGAAACGAGGGTGAG contains:
- the LOC140925125 gene encoding adenosine receptor A2b-like; its protein translation is MASGEDITLLTLFSILEIICLSFNVIVCVAIYRSKSLKIPMNNLIFHLAISDFVIGLFILPRHVFTAAFRHPVGIAGDYLCKFITGSGILWTSSTASGFLLIAIAVERFMSLRIQNQGKEITTARLKRVVAFCWITAVLANLPTLIVFSYDEQTDFCHEKWPTWVSPKAYVACIFLFGISSVLVMFVLYTQVIYTLWNRQRRATEISQAARIRARKNITKLLVLVTFIHTVCRLPNYTTYLLAYYAPSVSYGSNVYNLTVLLILLNSTLHPFMLFSNVQGFTRPLFVSFFCCRDNRVVVEPESEHVSLQAVRPSLFLLRDTETGLMSRPLAPPSRPHSSS
- the LOC140925116 gene encoding histamine H2 receptor-like, yielding MDLPPRSSNWVAFESTSLLVIAITAVAGNVFICLATARNPNLRTTTNLWVTALAVADLARSCITAPMTVGALISGRWNYGTVGCVIQGFFTYFLTLVSLITMAFMALNRYCRVVKPSLYLKIFTKRRSIALLSASWCFLALTVAFPVIIGWAEFSFYPGYAACVLKFHTPTMTRTFLMMDAGLILFPCMVTIAGCYFKVLRAVRLHNLQVVCSLQRSSHSKLISGTNIEEIRVTKTLFLLVSTFAICWIPAYTIAFLCRGNLVMISFQGTLAVTFLVGLNSACNPFIYGYMNRSFRVEFWKLIPCKRVENQVVPQLEMENTSPLSYVGTRH